In Nostoc sp. GT001, a genomic segment contains:
- the rpsM gene encoding 30S ribosomal protein S13 has product MARIAGVDLPRDKRVEIGLTYIYGIGLSRSQEIIAATGVNPDTRVKDLSDADVTALRGEIETNYQVEGDLRRLESLNIKRLVDIGTYRGRRHRMGLPVRGQRTRTNARTRRGRRQTVAGKKKAPGK; this is encoded by the coding sequence GTGGCACGTATTGCCGGAGTAGACCTTCCACGCGATAAGCGCGTCGAGATCGGTCTAACTTACATCTACGGAATTGGTTTATCACGCTCTCAAGAAATTATAGCGGCTACTGGTGTGAACCCAGACACCCGCGTTAAAGACTTAAGTGATGCCGATGTGACAGCCCTACGAGGGGAAATAGAAACCAACTATCAAGTAGAAGGCGACTTGCGGCGCTTGGAGTCTTTGAACATCAAGCGCTTAGTTGACATTGGTACCTACAGAGGTCGTCGTCATCGCATGGGCTTACCAGTCAGAGGCCAAAGAACTCGCACCAATGCCAGAACCCGTCGAGGCAGAAGGCAGACAGTGGCTGGGAAGAAGAAGGCTCCAGGGAAATAA
- the rpsK gene encoding 30S ribosomal protein S11, with the protein MARQPTKKSGSKKQKRNVPSGMAYIQSTFNNSIVTITDQNGDVISWASAGSSGFKGAKKGTPFAAQTAAESAARRAIDQGMRQIEVMVSGPGAGRETAIRALQGAGLEITLIRDITPIPHNGCRPPKRRRV; encoded by the coding sequence ATGGCGAGACAACCAACTAAAAAATCCGGGAGCAAGAAGCAGAAACGGAATGTACCCAGTGGAATGGCCTACATCCAGTCTACTTTCAACAATAGCATTGTCACCATTACCGATCAAAATGGAGATGTCATCTCCTGGGCTAGTGCTGGTTCTAGCGGTTTTAAGGGAGCAAAAAAGGGAACTCCCTTTGCAGCGCAAACCGCTGCTGAAAGTGCAGCCCGTCGCGCTATCGATCAAGGAATGCGCCAAATTGAGGTAATGGTCAGTGGGCCAGGAGCAGGTAGAGAAACCGCTATCCGGGCACTTCAAGGAGCAGGACTGGAAATTACCCTGATTCGGGATATTACCCCGATTCCTCACAATGGTTGTCGTCCGCCCAAGCGCCGTCGAGTTTAA
- a CDS encoding DNA-directed RNA polymerase subunit alpha has translation MAQFQIECVESNTEESRNHYSKFVLEPLERGQGTTVGNALRRVLLSNLEGTAVTAVRIAGVSHEFATVPGVREDVLEILMRMKEVILKNYSSQPQIGRLLVTGPTTITAAHFDLPSEVEVIDPTQYVATIAEGGKLEMEFRIEKGKGYRTVERGREEATSLDFLQIDSIFXAXVRKVNYSVEESRGEGLIPKDRLLLEVWTNGSISPQEALSSAAAILVDLFNPLKDISLEPTDTGSDIPDDPTAQIPIEELQLSVRAYNCLKRAQVNSVADLLDYTQEDLLEIKNFGQKSAEEVVEALQRRLGITLPMERGSKHP, from the coding sequence GTGGCGCAGTTTCAAATTGAATGTGTAGAGTCGAATACCGAAGAAAGTCGGAACCATTACAGTAAATTTGTATTGGAACCTCTAGAACGCGGTCAAGGAACAACTGTTGGCAACGCACTGCGGCGGGTTTTACTGTCTAATTTAGAAGGTACAGCAGTTACAGCAGTGCGGATTGCGGGCGTTTCACACGAGTTTGCTACAGTTCCGGGCGTGCGGGAAGATGTGCTGGAAATCCTCATGAGAATGAAGGAAGTTATCCTCAAAAACTATTCTTCGCAGCCTCAGATTGGGAGATTACTCGTTACCGGTCCAACAACAATCACTGCGGCGCATTTTGATTTGCCCAGTGAAGTAGAAGTCATCGATCCGACCCAGTATGTAGCCACCATCGCTGAGGGTGGAAAGCTAGAAATGGAATTTCGGATCGAGAAAGGCAAAGGCTATCGCACTGTAGAGCGAGGACGTGAGGAAGCCACATCGTTGGATTTTCTGCAAATCGACTCAATATTTATNGCTNNNGTGCGAAAAGTCAACTACAGTGTTGAAGAATCTCGTGGGGAAGGCTTGATTCCAAAAGACCGACTACTGTTGGAAGTTTGGACAAATGGCAGTATTTCCCCTCAAGAAGCACTATCTTCTGCTGCCGCAATCTTGGTAGATTTATTCAATCCGTTGAAAGACATCTCCCTAGAACCAACAGACACAGGTTCGGATATTCCAGACGATCCAACTGCTCAGATACCCATCGAAGAGTTGCAACTTTCTGTGCGGGCATATAACTGTCTCAAACGGGCACAAGTTAACTCTGTGGCAGATTTGCTGGATTATACCCAAGAAGACCTCTTAGAAATTAAGAACTTTGGGCAGAAGTCAGCAGAAGAAGTTGTGGAAGCTTTGCAGCGACGCTTGGGCATTACCCTGCCAATGGAAAGAGGCTCTAAACACCCTTAA
- the rplQ gene encoding 50S ribosomal protein L17, giving the protein MRHRCRVKKLSKPADQRRALLRSLATELIRHGKITTTLIRAKVLRSEVEKMITLAKNGSLAARREALGYIFDKQLVHALFEQAPTRYGDRQGGYTRILHTVPRRGDNAKMAIIELV; this is encoded by the coding sequence ATGCGTCACCGTTGTCGCGTCAAAAAACTCAGTAAACCAGCCGATCAACGCCGTGCTTTACTGCGATCGCTCGCCACCGAGTTGATCCGTCATGGTAAGATCACCACCACTTTAATTAGAGCGAAAGTTCTCAGAAGTGAAGTGGAAAAAATGATTACCCTAGCCAAAAATGGCTCTTTGGCAGCACGCCGGGAAGCTCTTGGCTATATCTTCGACAAACAACTGGTTCACGCTCTATTTGAGCAAGCTCCAACTCGATATGGCGATCGCCAGGGCGGTTATACCCGCATCCTGCATACCGTACCGCGTCGGGGCGATAATGCAAAAATGGCAATAATTGAATTGGTTTAA
- the truA gene encoding tRNA pseudouridine(38-40) synthase TruA codes for MLESHQPTQTHRVALVIQYLGTHFHGWQRQKQHRTVQEEIEIAIATILGYHVTLHGAGRTDSGVHAAAQVAHFEATGFIPPHKWATILNSYLPPDILIRASAGVDNRWHARFSAAYRRYRYTIYTEDRLNLFVRPFSWHYYYAPLDESLIQAALKPLLGKHHLAAFHRAGSKRSHSWVEVQAAECRRSGPFIHIEIQADGFLYGMVRLLVGMLVEVGSGQRTLSGFTQLWKEERREEVKYAAPPQGLCLLRVGYPDFPFPKEIWYDTLPKFVTSQESLVIGQ; via the coding sequence ATGTTAGAAAGCCACCAGCCTACACAAACTCATCGAGTAGCCTTGGTAATCCAATACCTAGGCACTCATTTTCATGGCTGGCAACGGCAAAAACAACACCGGACAGTCCAAGAAGAGATTGAAATTGCGATCGCTACTATTCTTGGGTATCATGTAACACTGCATGGAGCTGGGCGAACCGATTCTGGAGTTCACGCTGCTGCTCAAGTAGCCCATTTTGAAGCAACAGGTTTTATTCCGCCTCACAAGTGGGCAACAATCCTCAACAGCTACCTGCCGCCAGATATATTAATCAGGGCTTCAGCTGGTGTCGATAACCGTTGGCACGCTCGCTTTAGTGCAGCCTATCGACGGTATCGCTACACAATATATACTGAAGATCGGCTTAACTTGTTTGTAAGACCCTTCAGTTGGCATTATTATTATGCACCCCTGGATGAATCTTTAATCCAAGCTGCCTTGAAACCTCTCTTGGGAAAGCATCACTTAGCTGCTTTTCACCGTGCAGGCTCAAAGCGATCGCATTCCTGGGTAGAGGTACAAGCAGCAGAGTGTCGTCGCAGTGGGCCATTTATCCATATTGAAATACAGGCAGATGGATTTTTGTATGGCATGGTACGGCTGTTGGTAGGGATGCTGGTAGAAGTAGGTTCTGGACAACGAACACTTTCTGGCTTCACCCAACTCTGGAAAGAAGAACGCCGGGAAGAAGTGAAATATGCTGCCCCGCCTCAAGGCTTGTGTTTGTTGCGAGTCGGCTATCCCGATTTTCCCTTTCCAAAAGAGATTTGGTACGACACCTTGCCAAAGTTCGTCACTAGTCAAGAGTCATTAGTCATTGGTCAGTAG
- the rplM gene encoding 50S ribosomal protein L13, giving the protein MTTVKTYLPSQATLEREWYIVDATDKRLGRLASEIAQVLRGKKKPEYTPHLDTGDFVIVINAEKVAVTGKKRTQKLYRRHSGRPGGMKTETFAKLQDRIPERILEQAVKGMLPKNSLGKQLFTKLKVYAGPTHPHDAQKPKELKVNTIPGEEN; this is encoded by the coding sequence ATGACAACAGTTAAAACATACCTTCCTTCTCAAGCAACCCTTGAGCGTGAGTGGTACATAGTAGATGCCACCGACAAACGCCTCGGTCGCCTCGCCAGCGAAATCGCCCAGGTATTGAGAGGCAAAAAGAAACCCGAATATACACCTCATCTAGATACAGGTGACTTCGTAATCGTCATCAATGCCGAGAAAGTAGCAGTCACAGGCAAAAAGCGCACTCAAAAGCTTTACCGCCGCCATTCTGGTCGCCCTGGTGGAATGAAAACGGAAACTTTCGCTAAACTGCAAGACCGCATACCAGAGCGAATTTTAGAACAAGCTGTTAAAGGTATGCTACCTAAAAATAGCTTGGGTAAGCAGTTGTTCACCAAGCTGAAAGTTTATGCTGGGCCTACGCATCCCCATGATGCTCAAAAACCTAAAGAACTAAAAGTTAATACAATTCCTGGAGAAGAAAATTAA
- the rpsI gene encoding 30S ribosomal protein S9 yields MVVADANSGRAVYWGTGRRKNAVARVRLVPGTSQLIVNGKDGTLYFQFNPNYLGVIKAPLETLGLENEYDILVKAEGGGLTGQADSVRLGVARALCQLDPDNRPPLKTEGYLTRDPRAKERKKYGLHKARKAPQYSKR; encoded by the coding sequence ATGGTAGTAGCAGATGCTAATAGCGGTCGCGCCGTATACTGGGGTACTGGCCGCCGTAAGAATGCGGTAGCACGGGTACGCTTGGTTCCAGGCACCAGTCAACTGATTGTGAACGGTAAAGATGGAACCTTGTATTTCCAATTCAACCCCAACTACCTGGGAGTGATTAAAGCACCCCTAGAAACTCTGGGATTAGAAAACGAGTATGACATTTTGGTGAAAGCAGAAGGCGGCGGCTTGACCGGACAGGCTGATTCTGTTCGCTTGGGAGTTGCTCGTGCTTTGTGCCAACTCGACCCAGACAACCGCCCACCTTTGAAAACCGAAGGTTACTTGACTCGCGATCCCAGAGCAAAAGAGCGGAAGAAATATGGTTTACACAAAGCTCGGAAAGCACCTCAATACTCTAAGCGTTAG
- the rpmE gene encoding 50S ribosomal protein L31 — MAKADIHPQWYPDAKVYCNGQVVMTIGSTKPELHVDVWSGNHPFYTGTQKIIDTEGRVERFLRKYGMSSTQTSGDEQDKK; from the coding sequence ATGGCTAAAGCTGATATTCACCCCCAGTGGTATCCAGATGCTAAAGTTTACTGCAACGGTCAAGTCGTTATGACCATTGGCTCTACCAAGCCAGAATTGCACGTAGATGTTTGGTCTGGAAATCACCCCTTTTACACTGGCACTCAGAAGATTATTGACACTGAAGGTCGAGTAGAGCGCTTCCTCCGCAAGTACGGTATGAGCAGCACTCAAACATCTGGCGACGAACAAGACAAAAAGTAG
- a CDS encoding helix-turn-helix transcriptional regulator, whose amino-acid sequence MKIESKQKLIEIIKLARGSMSQRAFGKLLGVSATAVQMWEKGVKVPDTENLAQIASKAGYTMEELISCIDGKPIPETSDLSLILRQIQHMPLSQVAQIVQAAADRLAAVAEASGDEAKAS is encoded by the coding sequence GTGAAGATCGAAAGCAAACAAAAACTGATTGAAATCATTAAACTAGCTCGCGGTTCAATGAGTCAGCGAGCGTTTGGTAAGCTTTTGGGAGTATCTGCTACTGCTGTTCAGATGTGGGAAAAAGGTGTGAAGGTTCCAGATACAGAAAATTTGGCTCAAATCGCATCGAAAGCAGGCTACACAATGGAAGAGTTAATCAGCTGCATTGATGGTAAGCCAATTCCAGAAACTTCAGATTTGAGTCTGATTCTGAGACAAATCCAGCACATGCCTCTTAGCCAAGTAGCTCAAATTGTGCAAGCTGCGGCAGATAGATTGGCGGCTGTGGCTGAAGCGTCTGGGGATGAAGCGAAAGCAAGTTGA
- a CDS encoding DUF29 domain-containing protein has product MDKPFLYDQDFYGWTQQQAKALEQRLVMELDWQHLQEEIQALGRQEYRELVSRLSVLLGHLLKWEYQPEQRSRSWFLTIREQRRAIHRHLRQNPSLKSRIEESLLDGFEAGVDLALRETNLPLRTFPKDCPYLFDDAMSTTGYAYADNFLCDTRQDWEG; this is encoded by the coding sequence ATGGACAAACCTTTTTTGTATGACCAAGACTTCTATGGCTGGACACAGCAGCAGGCTAAAGCGTTAGAGCAGAGGCTAGTTATGGAACTAGACTGGCAACACCTGCAAGAGGAAATTCAAGCTTTGGGGAGACAGGAGTATCGGGAACTCGTGAGCCGTCTGAGTGTATTACTCGGTCATCTCTTAAAGTGGGAGTATCAACCCGAACAACGCTCTCGCAGTTGGTTTTTAACAATTAGAGAACAGCGTCGCGCCATCCACAGGCATCTGCGACAGAACCCTAGTTTAAAGTCTCGAATCGAAGAATCATTGTTAGATGGCTTTGAAGCCGGAGTCGATTTGGCGCTACGAGAAACTAACTTACCATTACGAACTTTTCCAAAGGATTGCCCTTATTTATTTGATGATGCGATGTCTACGACGGGCTACGCCTACGCAGACAATTTTCTGTGCGATACTCGTCAAGACTGGGAAGGATAA
- a CDS encoding Rpn family recombination-promoting nuclease/putative transposase: MKTDIIFYRLFQEFPDIFFELIGNPPESASLYQFSSAEIKQTAFRIDGVFLPTPGSDNPIYFVEVQFQADGEIYSRLIAEICLYLRQNQPSNDWGAVVLYPNRNLDTGNIKHYREFFTSGRVRRIYLDELGEAASLPIGIATAKLVIATDDIAIAQARELIDRTKSEISSPPKQQQLLQFIETILAYKFPTMSREEMEEMFGLSELKQTRFYQEAFQEGVEEGKVQGIEEGKVQGKLKAVPAMLAAGLTVEQVAQALDLNVEEVREVAQSQP; the protein is encoded by the coding sequence GTGAAAACAGACATCATCTTTTATCGGCTGTTTCAAGAATTCCCTGATATCTTCTTTGAACTTATTGGTAATCCTCCAGAATCAGCTAGTCTTTATCAATTTTCATCAGCTGAAATCAAACAAACAGCCTTCAGAATCGATGGCGTATTTCTGCCTACACCAGGAAGTGATAACCCGATTTACTTTGTTGAAGTGCAATTTCAAGCTGATGGGGAAATTTATTCACGGCTAATTGCAGAAATATGTTTATACCTCCGTCAGAATCAACCATCAAATGACTGGGGTGCTGTGGTTTTATACCCAAACAGGAATCTTGATACAGGCAATATCAAACATTACCGTGAGTTTTTCACAAGTGGGCGCGTCAGGCGCATTTATTTGGATGAATTAGGTGAAGCTGCATCGCTTCCAATTGGCATTGCAACTGCTAAATTAGTAATTGCAACTGACGATATAGCGATCGCACAAGCAAGGGAGTTGATAGACAGAACCAAGTCAGAGATAAGCTCACCACCAAAACAGCAGCAATTATTACAATTTATAGAGACGATTTTGGCTTACAAATTTCCCACAATGAGTAGGGAGGAGATGGAGGAAATGTTTGGCTTAAGCGAATTAAAACAAACCAGATTTTATCAAGAAGCCTTTCAGGAAGGTGTTGAAGAAGGTAAGGTTCAAGGCATTGAAGAAGGTAAAGTTCAAGGGAAACTAAAAGCAGTACCAGCAATGTTGGCAGCAGGGTTGACTGTAGAACAAGTAGCACAGGCGTTAGATTTGAATGTCGAAGAAGTCAGAGAAGTAGCACAAAGTCAGCCTTGA
- a CDS encoding ABC-F family ATP-binding cassette domain-containing protein, with product MLRLEHISKIYPTGEVLKDINWEVKPGDRIGLVGVNGAGKSTQLKIISGEMEPTAGEIIRPNSLHIAYLNQEFEVDPTRTVREEFWTVFKEANEVQLSLAHIPQEMETASPEELDRLIDKLDRLQRKFEALDGYNLDARIGKILPEMGFGLEDGDRLVSAFSGGWQMRMSLGKILLQKPDLLLLDEPTNHLDLETIEWLENYLRGLITPMVIVSHDREFLDRLCTQIVETERGVSSTYLGNYSAYLEQKAESQSAQLSAYERQQKELEKQQTFVDRFRASATRSTQAKSREKQLDKIERIEAPIAGVRTLHFRFPPAPRSGREVVEIKDLTHLYGDKILFLAANLLIERGDRIAFLGPNGAGKSTLLRVIMGMEPPTEGIVQLGDHNVIPGYFEQNQAEALDLKKTVMETIHDEVPDWDNQEVRTLLGRFLFTGDTVFKAVGALSGGEKARLALAKMLLRPANLLILDEPTNHLDIPAKEMLEEALKNYDGTAIVVSHDRYFISQVANKIVEIRDGEFRVYLGDYHYYLQKIAEEKEQAKLAAIAAEKAAKKAAKASSKKK from the coding sequence ATGCTGCGACTAGAACATATAAGTAAAATTTATCCCACAGGCGAAGTTCTCAAAGATATCAACTGGGAAGTTAAACCAGGCGATCGCATTGGCTTAGTCGGTGTCAACGGTGCTGGAAAATCAACCCAACTTAAAATCATCTCTGGGGAAATGGAACCCACCGCTGGCGAAATCATTCGTCCTAATAGCTTACATATAGCCTACCTTAACCAAGAGTTTGAAGTAGACCCCACTCGCACCGTTAGAGAAGAATTTTGGACTGTCTTCAAAGAAGCCAACGAAGTACAGTTATCTCTGGCGCACATCCCACAAGAGATGGAAACGGCTAGCCCAGAGGAACTGGATCGACTGATCGACAAGTTGGATCGCTTGCAGCGTAAATTTGAAGCCTTAGACGGCTACAACTTAGATGCACGCATTGGGAAAATTCTGCCAGAAATGGGGTTTGGGCTAGAAGATGGCGATCGCCTCGTCAGTGCCTTCAGTGGTGGTTGGCAAATGCGGATGAGTTTAGGTAAAATCCTGCTGCAAAAACCCGACTTGTTGCTGCTGGATGAACCGACTAACCACCTAGATTTAGAAACAATTGAGTGGTTGGAAAATTACCTCAGAGGGCTGATTACGCCGATGGTAATAGTCTCCCATGACCGGGAATTCCTTGACCGCCTCTGCACCCAAATTGTGGAAACTGAACGTGGCGTTTCCAGTACCTACCTTGGTAACTACTCGGCATATTTGGAACAAAAAGCCGAAAGTCAATCAGCACAACTGAGTGCTTACGAACGCCAGCAAAAAGAATTAGAGAAACAGCAAACCTTTGTTGATAGATTCCGCGCCAGTGCTACCCGCAGTACCCAGGCAAAAAGCCGGGAAAAGCAACTCGACAAAATCGAGCGCATTGAAGCGCCCATTGCTGGGGTAAGAACTCTACACTTCCGTTTTCCCCCTGCACCCCGCAGTGGACGCGAGGTAGTAGAAATTAAAGATTTAACTCATCTTTATGGTGATAAAATCTTGTTTTTGGCAGCAAATCTGCTAATTGAAAGAGGCGATCGCATTGCTTTTCTTGGCCCCAACGGTGCTGGAAAATCTACCCTTCTGCGCGTAATTATGGGTATGGAACCACCCACAGAAGGCATTGTTCAATTAGGGGATCATAACGTTATTCCTGGTTACTTTGAGCAAAACCAAGCTGAAGCTTTGGACTTGAAAAAAACTGTCATGGAAACTATCCATGATGAAGTTCCAGACTGGGATAATCAAGAAGTCCGCACGCTTTTGGGACGCTTCTTATTTACAGGTGATACTGTATTTAAGGCAGTTGGGGCATTAAGTGGAGGAGAAAAAGCTCGTTTGGCGTTGGCAAAAATGCTTTTACGTCCCGCAAACTTACTAATTTTAGATGAGCCGACAAATCACCTAGATATTCCAGCGAAGGAAATGCTGGAAGAAGCTCTCAAAAATTATGACGGTACGGCAATTGTAGTTTCCCACGATCGCTACTTTATTTCTCAAGTAGCTAACAAAATCGTCGAAATTCGTGATGGTGAATTCCGGGTTTACTTAGGAGACTATCATTACTATCTCCAGAAAATTGCCGAGGAAAAAGAACAAGCAAAGTTAGCTGCGATCGCTGCTGAAAAAGCTGCTAAAAAAGCTGCAAAAGCTTCCAGTAAAAAGAAATAA
- the gpmI gene encoding 2,3-bisphosphoglycerate-independent phosphoglycerate mutase, translating into MTKAPVAPVVLVILDGWGYCEERRGNAIVAAKTPIVDSLWTAYPHTLIRTSGKAVGLPEGQMGNSEVGHLNIGAGRVVPQELVRISDAVEDGSIALNPALVKICQEVRSRNGKLHLVGLCSEGGVHSHITHLFGLLDLAKDQRIPEVCIHAITDGRDTAPTDGVRAITLLQDYINRTGIGRIVTLSGRYYAMDRDHRWDRVKRAYDVMTQDGVVDNRTAVEILQASYAEGVKDEFVNPIRIAPGAIEPGDGVIFFNFRPDRSRQLTQALVSPTFNGFERQLITPLSFVTFTQYDSDLPVAVAFEPQNLSNILGEVIANHSLNQFRTAETEKYAHVTYFFNGGLEEPFAGEDRELVSSPMVATYDHAPAMSAVAVTDVAIAAIQKGIYSLVVINYANPDMVGHTGQIEATITAIETVDRCLGRLLESVIKSGGTTIITADHGNAEYMLDEGGNPWTAHTTNPVPFILVEGERVKIPGYGTNVELRSDGKLSDIAPTILEILQLPQPPEMTGRSLLKTAEYELQRTRTPVQVGL; encoded by the coding sequence ATGACCAAAGCACCTGTTGCTCCTGTGGTGCTAGTCATTTTAGACGGATGGGGCTACTGCGAGGAAAGGCGAGGAAACGCTATTGTTGCTGCTAAAACTCCCATAGTGGACAGTTTATGGACAGCTTATCCGCATACCCTCATCCGCACATCAGGAAAAGCCGTAGGGTTGCCAGAGGGTCAAATGGGCAACTCGGAAGTTGGTCATTTGAACATTGGCGCTGGGCGAGTAGTACCGCAAGAACTGGTACGCATCTCTGATGCGGTTGAAGACGGTTCTATTGCCTTAAACCCAGCACTCGTCAAAATTTGCCAGGAAGTTCGCTCTCGGAATGGCAAGCTGCATTTAGTAGGCCTTTGTTCTGAGGGAGGGGTACATTCACATATCACCCATCTATTCGGACTACTTGACTTAGCCAAAGACCAGCGAATTCCAGAAGTTTGTATTCACGCCATTACCGATGGTCGTGACACCGCCCCAACTGACGGTGTAAGAGCAATCACACTATTGCAAGATTATATAAACCGCACAGGAATTGGGCGCATAGTCACCCTCAGCGGTCGCTACTACGCGATGGATCGCGATCACCGCTGGGATCGCGTCAAACGTGCCTACGACGTGATGACTCAAGATGGTGTGGTTGATAATCGCACGGCTGTAGAAATCTTGCAAGCATCTTACGCCGAAGGGGTAAAAGATGAATTTGTCAACCCAATCCGAATTGCTCCCGGCGCAATAGAACCAGGGGATGGGGTGATATTTTTCAACTTCCGCCCCGATCGCTCCAGACAACTAACTCAAGCTTTGGTCAGTCCCACATTTAACGGTTTTGAAAGACAGCTAATCACACCCCTGTCTTTTGTTACCTTTACGCAGTATGATTCAGACTTACCCGTGGCTGTAGCCTTTGAGCCTCAGAATCTCAGTAACATTCTGGGAGAAGTCATAGCCAATCACAGTTTGAATCAGTTCCGCACCGCCGAAACCGAAAAATACGCCCACGTCACCTATTTCTTTAATGGGGGTCTGGAGGAACCTTTTGCTGGAGAAGATCGGGAACTGGTAAGCAGTCCAATGGTAGCGACTTATGATCACGCCCCAGCGATGTCAGCAGTAGCAGTTACAGATGTTGCGATCGCTGCGATTCAAAAGGGTATATATTCCTTAGTTGTGATTAACTATGCCAATCCAGACATGGTAGGGCATACTGGTCAAATCGAAGCTACCATTACAGCAATTGAGACAGTCGATCGCTGTTTGGGACGTTTGTTAGAGAGCGTTATCAAATCCGGCGGTACAACAATTATTACTGCCGATCATGGCAACGCTGAGTATATGCTAGATGAAGGGGGTAATCCCTGGACGGCTCATACCACTAACCCAGTGCCCTTCATCTTGGTAGAAGGAGAGAGAGTTAAAATCCCTGGATATGGTACAAATGTCGAACTGCGAAGCGATGGCAAGCTATCCGACATCGCTCCCACAATTCTAGAGATTTTACAGCTGCCTCAGCCACCAGAAATGACCGGGCGATCGCTGCTGAAAACAGCAGAATACGAGCTGCAACGTACTCGCACTCCCGTGCAAGTAGGGCTGTAA
- the secG gene encoding preprotein translocase subunit SecG, producing the protein MTVSNIVQGIWAFSATGLIILVLLHSPKGDGVGAIGGQAQLFSSTKSAENTLNRITWALTVIFLGLTVVLSAGWLPK; encoded by the coding sequence ATGACAGTTAGTAATATCGTGCAAGGCATTTGGGCATTTTCCGCCACTGGTTTGATTATCTTGGTTTTACTCCATAGTCCTAAAGGTGATGGCGTTGGCGCTATTGGCGGACAAGCCCAATTATTTAGCAGCACCAAAAGTGCAGAAAACACCTTAAACCGAATTACTTGGGCATTGACAGTAATTTTTCTCGGTTTAACAGTAGTTTTAAGTGCTGGTTGGCTGCCTAAATAA